One Undibacter mobilis genomic region harbors:
- a CDS encoding ABC transporter permease has protein sequence MSEFAVTSGTWRVPNWLSSAWQRIGGFVVAICAILVIWQAAVTLLSIPEYILPGPRLVLEQWAANLPTLIANGSATASVIFLGYCAAIAVAIPLALSIAFFPVVARTIYPGIVMLQNVPKIAIAPLFIIWFGFGLLPKLLVVFLLAFFPIVVSSIAGFSSINLEIVDFARTTGASAFRIFRKVRLPAALPHVFVGLRIAATVAPTAAVVAEFVASDKGLGYLLLRYNGDLNTAMSFATIITLAIMGVSLYFIIELAERLIVPSRGTASGSATGT, from the coding sequence ATGAGCGAGTTCGCGGTAACGAGCGGGACGTGGCGCGTGCCAAATTGGCTGTCCAGCGCCTGGCAGCGCATCGGTGGGTTCGTTGTCGCGATTTGCGCGATCCTCGTCATTTGGCAAGCTGCGGTCACGCTGCTCTCGATTCCAGAGTATATCCTGCCGGGGCCGCGATTGGTCCTGGAACAGTGGGCGGCGAACCTGCCGACGCTGATAGCCAACGGCTCGGCGACAGCCTCTGTCATCTTTCTCGGTTATTGCGCAGCCATCGCCGTTGCAATTCCCCTGGCGCTGTCGATCGCCTTCTTCCCGGTTGTCGCGCGGACGATCTATCCGGGCATCGTGATGCTGCAGAACGTCCCCAAAATTGCGATCGCGCCACTGTTCATCATCTGGTTTGGCTTCGGACTGCTGCCGAAGCTCCTGGTGGTCTTCCTGCTCGCCTTCTTCCCAATCGTGGTCAGCAGCATTGCTGGCTTCAGCTCTATCAATCTCGAGATCGTCGATTTCGCACGGACGACGGGGGCGAGTGCTTTTCGGATTTTCCGGAAGGTGCGGCTCCCGGCCGCCTTGCCTCACGTTTTCGTCGGCTTGCGCATCGCGGCAACGGTTGCACCGACCGCAGCGGTCGTTGCCGAGTTCGTGGCGTCCGATAAGGGGCTTGGATATTTGCTGCTCCGATACAACGGCGACCTGAACACCGCCATGAGTTTCGCGACCATCATTACGCTCGCGATCATGGGGGTCTCCTTGTACTTCATCATCGAGCTTGCGGAGCGCCTAATTGTGCCCAGCCGAGGTACAGCATCGGGAAGCGCTACCGGCACATAA